The following are from one region of the Nostoc cf. commune SO-36 genome:
- the dnaA gene encoding chromosomal replication initiator protein DnaA produces MEIAIESLWSQVLERLQLELSRPTFETWIKTASAERLENNCLVIRAPNPFARNWLQKYYINTIAHVVQDILGHPVGIYITVAQGDEVSHFSEREVSWESPNPSSISEPIPNRNHKTTELNSKYVFSRFVVGANNRMAHAASLAVAESPGKEFNPLFLCGGVGLGKTHLMQAIGHYRWKICPDCKIFYVSTEQFTNDLITAIRKDSMQSFREHYRAADVLLVDDIQFLEGKEYTQEEFFYTFNTLHEGGKQVVIASDRPPNQIPSLQERLCSRFSMGLIADIQKPDLETRMAILQKKAEDENISLPRDVIEYIASNYTSNIRELEGALIRAVAYISIWGLPMTVENITPVLEPPNEKMAATPEAILKVVADNFDVSIDDLKSNSRRREISWARQLGMYLMRQHTSLSLPRIGEEFGGKDHTTVIYSCDKITQLHQSDRTLAQTIRQLSDRINMTSRSQKPS; encoded by the coding sequence ATGGAAATTGCCATAGAAAGTCTGTGGAGTCAGGTACTAGAGCGTCTACAGCTTGAACTATCCCGACCTACCTTTGAAACTTGGATCAAAACTGCTAGTGCGGAGCGATTAGAAAATAATTGCTTGGTTATTCGCGCTCCTAACCCATTTGCTCGTAATTGGCTACAAAAGTATTACATCAATACTATTGCTCATGTAGTACAAGATATTCTTGGTCATCCTGTAGGAATTTATATTACTGTTGCTCAAGGTGATGAAGTTTCTCATTTTAGTGAACGAGAGGTTTCTTGGGAATCACCAAATCCCAGCAGTATTTCTGAGCCTATTCCTAATCGCAATCATAAAACTACTGAATTAAATTCTAAGTATGTATTTTCACGATTTGTAGTTGGTGCTAATAATCGTATGGCTCATGCTGCTTCTTTAGCAGTTGCAGAATCTCCAGGTAAAGAGTTTAATCCTTTGTTTTTGTGCGGTGGTGTAGGCTTGGGTAAAACTCATTTGATGCAAGCTATTGGTCATTATCGCTGGAAAATTTGTCCTGATTGTAAAATATTTTATGTTTCTACTGAGCAGTTTACTAATGATTTAATTACAGCGATTCGTAAGGATAGTATGCAGAGTTTCCGAGAGCATTACCGAGCGGCTGATGTTTTATTAGTTGATGATATTCAGTTTCTTGAGGGGAAAGAATATACTCAAGAAGAATTCTTTTATACTTTTAATACTTTACATGAAGGCGGCAAACAAGTTGTCATTGCTTCCGACCGTCCTCCTAACCAGATTCCTAGCTTGCAAGAACGTCTTTGTTCTCGATTTTCTATGGGGTTAATCGCAGATATCCAAAAGCCGGATTTAGAAACGAGAATGGCAATTTTGCAAAAAAAAGCCGAGGATGAAAATATTAGTCTTCCCCGCGATGTGATTGAGTATATCGCTTCTAACTATACTTCTAATATTCGAGAATTAGAAGGAGCTTTAATTCGGGCGGTGGCTTATATTTCCATTTGGGGCTTGCCGATGACGGTGGAAAATATCACACCAGTTTTAGAACCGCCTAACGAAAAAATGGCAGCTACCCCAGAAGCAATTTTAAAGGTGGTGGCGGATAATTTTGATGTTTCAATAGACGACCTTAAAAGTAACTCACGACGAAGAGAGATTAGCTGGGCGCGTCAATTAGGAATGTATCTCATGCGCCAACATACATCCCTGAGTTTGCCGAGAATTGGGGAGGAGTTTGGTGGTAAAGACCATACAACGGTAATCTACAGTTGCGATAAAATTACTCAACTTCACCAGAGCGATCGCACTTTAGCACAAACAATCCGCCAACTGAGCGATCGCATAAATATGACTAGCCGTTCCCAAAAACCATCCTGA